TGCCGGCCTCAGTCGTGGTCGGTGCGGGGGTTGCCGCACTGTGGCTGGATGTGAATCCGCGCAGGCGCAGGGAGTTGGAGACGACGAACACGGAGGAGAACGCCATGGCGATACCCGCGAGCATCGGGTTGAGCAGGCCTAGGGCGGCGACCGGGATGAGTGCCACATTGTAGGCAAACGCCCAGAACAGGTTGCCCTTGATGGTGCCCAGGGTGCGACGTGACAGTCGGATGGCGTCGACCGTGGAGCGCAGGTCGTTGTTCATCAGGGTGATGTCGGAGGCCTCGATGGCCACATCCGTGCCCGCGCCCATGGCCAGGCCCAGGTCGGCCTGGGCGAGCGCGGCGGCGTCGTTGACCCCGTCGCCGACCATGGCCACGCGCCGGCCGTCGTTCTGGAGCTGCTCGACGGCGCTGACCTTGTCGTCCGGCATGACCTCGGCGATCACGTGGTCCGCGTCGATGCCGACCTCCGCGGCCACCGCCTTCGCTGCGCCGGCGTTGTCTCCGGTCAGCAGCATCGGGGTCAGGCCCAGCTTCCGCAGTCCGGCGACGGCCTCGGCGGAGGTCGGCTTGACGGTGTCACGGACAGTGATCACCCCGGCGTTGCGGCCGTTGATCTGGATGACCACCGGGGTGCCTCCCAGGTCCTGGGCGTCGGTGAAGGCGGACTGCAGGGGTGCGGGCAGGTCGCCGGCAGGGCGGCCGACGGTGACGGTGTGCCCGTCGACGGTGCCGGTCACGCCCCGGCCGGCGGTGTTGGTAAAGCCGGTGACCTCGGGCAGCGCCCTGGTGCGCTCACCCTCGCGGGCGATGGCCTGGGCGATGGGGTGCTCGGAGGCGGCTTCGACGGCCGCGGCCTTGGCCAGCACGTCCTCGGCGTCGAAGCCCTCGCCGGGGGTCACCCCCGTGACGGACATGACGCCGGAGGTGACGGTGCCGGTTTTGTCCATGACAATGGTGTCGACCTTCTTGGTCGATTCCAGCACTTCCGGGCCCTTGATCAGCAGACCCAGCTGGGCACCCCGGCCGGTGCCCACGAGCAGGGCGGTCGGGGTGGCCAGGCCGAGCGCACACGGGCAGGCGATGATCAGCACGGCGACCGCGGCGGTGAACGCCGGAGCCAAGCCGTGGCCAAGGAAGACGTGGACCAACAGGGTAAGAACGGCCACGACGATGACGACGGGCACAAAGATCTGGGAGATCCGGTCGACCAGGCGCTGGACCGGGGCCTTCTTCGCCTGGGCGTCGGTGACCAGCCGGGCCATCTGCGCCAGGGTGGTCTCGGCACCGGTGCGGGTGACCTCCACCAGCAGCCGGCCCGAGGTGTTCAGGGTCGCCCCGGTGACCGTGGAGCCTGCGGTGGCCTCCACGGGCACGGACTCACCGGTGAGCATGGACTCGTCGATGGCGGAGGTACCTTCGGTGACACGGCCGTCGGTGGCGATCTTCTCACCCGGGCGGACGACGAAGACATCCCCGACCTTCAGCTGGCCCACCGGCACGCGAACCTCCGCACCGTCGCGGATGACGGCGGCGTCCTTGGCACCCATATCAAGCAGGGCGCGCAGCGCCGCGGAGGACTGGCCCTTGGCCTTGGTCTCAAACCACCGGCCCAGCAGCAGGAAGGAAATCACCACCGCGGCGGTCTCCAGGTAGATCTCGTCCATTGTGGAGTTTGTCGGCAGCAGGTGCATTTCCATCGTCACGCCCGGCATACCGGCGTTACCGATGAACAGCGCCCACAACGACCACAGGTAGGCCGCCGTTGTGCCGAGTGTGATCAGCGTGTCCATGGTGAACGCACCGTGGCGCAGGTTGACCAGGGTGGCCCTGTGGAAGGGGGCGCCGCCCCAGAAGAACACCGGGGTGGTCATCGTGAGCACGGCCCACTGCCAGTGGGTGAACTGCAATGCGGGGATCATGCTCAGTAGGACGATCGGCACGGTGAGGATCGCGGAGATGATCAGGCGCTTCTTCAGGTCAGCGGCCTCATGCTCGCGGGCCGCATCCACCTGGCCCTGTGCCCCGGAGCCCTCTGAGGCCGGCGATGCGGGGTCCCCGTCATCCCCGGTGTCTGCCGGGGTGTCGTCAGCACCGGCCATGGTGAAGGCACCGTAACCGGTGGCCTTGACGGTCTCGATGAGCTTGTCCGGGTCGACCTTGTTCGGGTCGTAGCTCACAGAAGCCGACTCGGTGGCGAAGTTGACGCTCGCCTCCGCACCATCGAGCTTGTTGAGCTTGCGTTCCACCCGCGACGAACACGAAGTGCACGTCATGCCGGTCACGCCGAGGTCGATCTGGAGCAGATCGACCGCTGGTTGCGTCTGGGTCATCAGTTATCAGTCCTCATTGAGAGCACATCGGTGTTTATTGTCTGGATTAGGCAGCATTCCCCGCCGCCCACTACCGCTAAACCTGTACCCCCTACCGGTATGGAACAAGGGCGGGTGTCCCTTGCGGGGTCGCGAATGGAGAAAGGGCCCGATCCCGCTGCCACACAATGCGGGGGGACGGGCCTTATGGGGGAGCGCTTAGGGTTTGACGGCGTAGCCGGCTTCCTTGACGGCGGCGGCGACATCCTCGTCGGTGAAGTCCTCCCCGGTAACCTCCATGCGGCCGTTGTCGACGGTAGCTTCCACAGAGTTCACGCCGGCGACCTCGCCGACCTCCTCCTCGACGGAGGCCTTGCAGTGGCCGCAGGTCATGCCTTCGACCATGTAGTTCTTGGTGACGGTTGCCATTGTGAATGTCCTTTCGCTGGGAAATGCTTTTGGAGGTGACGAAGTAGCCTCCGAGCGGGGGCGCCCCTTCGGTTAATAGCTACCCTATACCCATAGGGGGTATATATCAAGGGTGTGAGTGATCAGGGCAAGTAGGGAGGGTGCTCATGACCGCCCGGTGCCCTTCAGTGCTGCCTTGACCTCGCCCGAACGGCAGGGCGTTTGCCGAGCTCGCGTGGTGACCGGCTTTTCTGCCGGGCTTGCACTGGCCGGGGATCCGTCTCTGAGGTGGGGAGACGATAAAAGGGTGGCCGCTCGAGTCCGGCATGGGCCGATAGCACTCGAAGGGCCACCCCTGTTGGACGGTGTCTCAGGTGAGATGTCCTCGTCGGCCACAGCGGACATGCTCGGCACCCTGATCTCGCCCGGGTCGGGCCGGGATGCGGGGCAGGCGTCGCCGGCTAGTGGTCATGGGTCGGGTTAGGCCAGGGTGGCGAGCAGTTCCGCGCAGGCCTGTTCACACCGGCGGCAGGCTTCGGCGCAGACCTTGCAGTGCTCGTGCATGTCAGCGTGGCGGGCGCATTCCTCCCCGCAGGCCTGGCAGGCGGCACGGCAGGTCTCCAGGACGGAGCGGATGAGGTTGACATCCCAGCCGGTCTGCCGGGAGAGCACGCGGCCGGTGACATCACAGATGTCAGCGCAGTCGAGGTTGAGACGGATGCAGGTGGTCAGCTCCGCGACCATGTCCTCGCCCAGGCAGGCGTCGGCACAGGCGGTGCAGGTCTGGGCGCACTCGAAGCAGGCTTCGATGCATTCGGCCAGTTTGTCCTTGTCGATCTGGCCCAGGTCCTTCGGGTGTGTGTCCAGCATGGTGCGTACGTGATGAGTCATGTCGTGCTCCATTCTCGATTCGATCCGGAAAGACGGGCCAGTCGAGCCGACCGGCCCTGATCCCGACCCTAGAGGGCCACCCAACTGGAATCACGGGCTAAACCATGAAGATTTCATGAAGAAAATCACCCCACCTCCAGCGGCCGCGGTAGCTTGATGAGCGGTTCAAGTTCCTGCCCCCGCTTCCTTGAGGCTGGGTCTGTCCTATCTCGGCTGTGACCAGCTCGTTTTGGGCGTCACCTGGTGCTGTCTGTGGTGTTGGAATCCGGCCACCGGGCCTTTCTAGACGGTCACGGAAAGCTGGTAATCGCGCCCTCTGAAGGTCGAAGCGAGTGTGGTTTTCCCTGGGGGGCATGCAGGCAGGCAGGTCATCGAGGTAGAGAATCCTTGATTGAAAAGCTATTCTCATCTCGGAACGATAACGCAATGGTCACAATCCCATATAGGGAAACGACGGAAGAAGATTCAATGCGACTGAAGGCTCAGCGGGCTACCCGAGGAAAACACCGCGAGATCACCACCGTGCAGAACAAGAGGCGGGTTGCCCTCGTAGCCGTGGCTGCCGGCACGGTCTCCTCCGCCGGAATCGGCGGGGCCACCGCAGCCACCCTCCAGGCCCCGGCCCCGGCCCCGGCGTCTCCGGAAGTCGCCACTGTCGATGTCGATCTAGCCAGCACTAACACCCCACTGTCCTCGAGCGTGGATGAAGTACCGCCGCAGATCCTGGCGATCTCCGAGTTCAAACCGGTCGCCAACGTCGAGGAGCAGCTGGACAAGGCCCTCCAGTACAACGCCGAGCGGGCCGAGGCCGACCGTGCCGCCCGCGCGCCGTCGGTGGTCAAACCCGCTGAAGGTACCTTCACCTCCGGTTTCGGCATGCGCTGGGGAACCCTCCACGCCGGCCTGGACATCGCCAACGGCGTGGGCACCCCGATCCTCGCGGCGATGGGCGGCACCGTGATCGACTCCGGCCCGGCCTCCGGTTTCGGGCAGTGGATCCGCATCCAGCACGATGATGGTTCGATTGCCGTCTACGGCCACATGGAAACCCTCGACGTCACCGTCGGGGAACGCGTCACCGCTGGCCAAAAGATCGCGGGCATGGGCAACCGGGGGTTTTCCACCGGCTCTCACCTGCACTTCGAGCTTTACCCGACTGGCAGCGGGGCGGTCGACCCGTTGCCCTGGTTCGCCGAGCACGGCGTCACCTTCTAACCTTCCCGCACTCACCAGGACCGGCCCCGACACCGGAGCCGGCGGCAGTGACTGGACGTGAGGCACCCGCCTCAGACCGCAGAGACGCTTCTCACTCATCGCCGACACAGCCCAGACTTGATAGCTTCTCCAGGCAGGGCAGACCGGGGCACAGGGGAGGCAGTCCGTGCTCGTCATATATGGGGGCGGCGAGCGTCCCGCCAACGAGGAGCAGGTGCCGTAATCCACGTTTAGTGGGATGCTTCCGTAACCTGCCTTCTCCTGCGCCAGCTGACGAGGCCGGTAACCGCAGGCCATGCAAGAGCCAGCATCGCGAGAACCAACAGGGGCGTATCCCCCATGCGCGCATACGGCGTCAAACCAGTATGAAGGGGAACGGTTGCCGTCAGCAGTTCGTTCGTGCCTAGGCCACTGAGTTGTGAGACTGTGCCGTCGGGCTGGATAACTGCGGAGTACCCGGTGGGGGCAGCCTGGAGAACGGTGCGGCCAAACTCGCGGGCACGCATCCGAGATGCGGCCACTTCAATTGCAGGTACTTCCTCGGTCACAAAAGACGCGGCGTTGGTCGGTGCGAGGAGTAGCTGCCCACCATTGCGAACAGCATCGGCGACTCGGTCGGCGAAGAAGACCTCATAAGAAATGACGATCCCCAATCGTGGTGTCCCGCTGGGATCGAGCACCGCCGGTCCCTCTCCGGCAATGGCGTCGCGGGGGATGAACCGTGCGTCCTCGCTGAGTCGTTCAATCAGATTGCGCATAGGGATGTACTCGCCGAACGGCACACGATGATGCTTCTCATAGCGTCCTAACCGGGTCCCGTCCGGTCCCCACACTATGGATGCGTTCCGGAAATGTTGATCCTCGGATTCGGTAATTCCGACGACGATGTTCGTGTCGAGTTGCCTGGCCAGTTCAGCGAAAGCTGCATCAACGCGCGTCCCGTCGACTGAGCCGTCGATATTGACGACGTTTTCGGGCAGCAGAACCAGATCAGGGTCCCCGGTGATATCTTCGGCAGCCTGTAGGTGCCGACGGGTCGTATCAAACGGATCGGTATTGACCGCGCGAAGCCCGCGGGGGCCTCCACCCTGCACGAGCACGACATCAAGGCTGCCTTCTGACGTATCATCTACGATCGTTGGCGCGAACGCCGGTACCGCGAGTACCACGACCACTGCGACCACGGATGCTGCACGGGCTCGTCTCGGCCCGAAGATGACAGCGGTAACAACGGCCCCCGCAACTGCGGCCAACGCGGTCACCAGGAGAGTCCCACCCAGGGGCGCTGCAGCCATGAAAGGACCATCGGTCTGGCTGTATCCGAAAGCGGACAGCGGGAAACCGCCGAACGGGAACCGGTGCTGCACAGCCTCCAATAACACCAGGGCAGCAGGGGTGAGCAGCCACCAGCCCGACCAGCGGCTGCGAAAAGCCGCCTCGCTAGGCGATACCGCGGCAACCAGCATTAACAGTAGCGCCTGAACGACAACAACAGCAGCGTATCCGGCAGTGTTGAAGTCGGTGAGCCAGCGCAGAGCAAGAGCGTAGTGCACCACTCCGCCCAACCCACCGAGCCACAAACGGTTACGTAGTGGTTGACCTGCCAAAGCCAGCATGAACATAGTCACGCCCACCGGGAACAGCACCCACCAACCGCGTGGCGGCAGCGCCAGCCACCAGACCACCGCAGCTCCCATCATGAGCGCGGTGGGACCGGCCAATCTGCGCCAGTTATCGCCGGCTATCCCCCGGAAAAGGCGGCAGGCCGTCACGCCTGCTGCAGTACTAGCCCTCACCGGAGATCACGGCCTTCTTCGGGTTGCTGCTCAGTTGTGAATATATGCCCAATCCTTCGAGTCATGTGACAGCAACTTTCAGTACTTTCCCAGCGGATCTGGGAGTGTCGGGCAAGGCGTGGACGAATCCGGTTTTAGTTCAGGCCAGCGTAGGAGTGCAGGCCAGAGACGACCAGGTTGATGAAAAACAGGTTGAAGATCATCGTGGCCAAAGCCAGGATGTTGATCCACGCGGCCTTGTGGTCCCGCCACCCGGCGGTGGCACGCGCGTGCAGGTAGGCGGCATACAGGATCCAGGAGATAAAGGAAGCCGTTTCCTTCGGGTCCCAGCCCCAGAACCGGCCCCAGGAGGCTTCCGCCCAGATAGCACCTAAAACGATGCCCAGGCCGAGGACCGGCAGCGTGACGATGGCGGACTTGTAGGCCAGTCCGTCGATTTTCTTCGCGTTGGGAAGTGGCTTGGCCACCGCGCCGAAAAAACCCTGCTCTCCACCCTGGGGTTGCCAGATGCGCAGTAGGTAGAGCAGGGAGGCGATACCAGAGACGATCCCAATCGCCGCGCCCAGAGAGACGGTGGTGACGTGGACGGGCAGCCAGTAGGACTGCAGGGCGGGCACGACCGGGGCAGAGACTGAGTAAAGGTTGGTTCCTCCGAAGAACATCAGGATCAGGACCGGAACCAGCAGCCACGGCCACACACTGCGCCATTCGCGGTGTTGAATGACGATCGCGGCGGCGATCATCGCCAGCACGCAGATCATGGAGATGTATTCATACATATTGCCCAGCGGGAAGCGGTAGGTGGCTAGACCGCGCAGGACCACAGACATCAGGTGGATGGTCGCACCGACCCACACCAGGGCTTGGGTCATCCCGCCGAATTTGTGGGCGGAGGATTCCTTAGCCGCGAATTGTTCATCGGTGAGTGGGGCATCTGCGGCAGCATCCTCATCGGAACTGTCAGCGAGCTCAGCAGTGCTGGCGCCGGCACGCACGGCAACACGTTCGGGTTCTGCGATATGTTCGCGCAGCCGCCGGGCGTCAATGACACCCTGGATCTTCACATAGAAGATCAGTGAGAGCACCAGGGCGAGCAGGTAGATCACGAACGCGGTCTGGAAGGCGGTGTCGGAGAAGGTGGACAGAGTCTGATTAACGGGCATGAAGGGATAAGTCCTTAGAACTGAAAGCAGGTGCTACTGACTAGGGCTTGTGGCCAGAACGGGGGTGTCCTCCTCGACCTCCTCGTCGATGTCGTCCGGGTCGGGCAGCCCGAGCAGTTCACGGTGGATCTTGTCGAACTCGCCACCCCAGCCGGCCCGGTCGGTACGTGCCAGGCCGCCTATCTCTACGAGGGTGGCTGTGCCATCAGCGGTGGGGCGCAGGCGGATCCAGATACGTCGGCGCTTGATGACCAGCGAGCCGATCAGCGAGGCGAGCATGATCACGGTGGTCACCAGCACCCAGGGTTGGAACGGGTCGTGGCTGATCTGGAAGTTGGCGAATTCACTGGCCCCGTCGAAGGTGATCGTGGTGCCGTCATCGAGGGTGACCTCATCGCCTTGCTGCAGGTTGACGCGTTCGATCTTTTGCAGCTGTCCATTGGCGATCAGGGTGGGGTCGAGTTCGAAGATGGACTGTGAGCGCCCGGTGTCCAGGCCCGCATCACCGCGGTAGATGTCAATGGCCACTGCTGGATCCCGCATCGCCGGGAACGCCGAGGTCAGCAGTTGACCGTTATCCCCGGACCACTCGGCGGTGGGGGCGAACAGACCCTGGAGGGCGATCTGGTTCTGACGGCGTTCAAAGATGTCCGGGTACATGCCGGCCGGTGGGTCAAAGCGCATGGCGCCCGATGACAGGAAGAAGGTCGGATCTTCGGGTCCGAACTGGATGGTCTGGGTCCGGGTTTCCCCGTTGGGCCAGGTGACGGTGAAAGTCGGGGCGTAGCCGTGGCCCATGAGGTAGATGCGGTCCCCGGCCACCCGGAGCGGGTGGTTGACCTGCAGCTGGTAGTCGGTCCACTCGTCCTTCGGTGTGAGGATGTCCTCGCCGACCGCGTAGGAGATATTCGAGGTGAACATCTCCGCCTGCCCGTTGGGCAGGTAATCGGCGGCGAAGTCATGCGCGTCGAAGCAAAACGTGGTCAGCCCCGTGCCGTCGAAGGTCGGCCCGGCCCGGAAGGAGTCGAAGTTGGCGGTGGAGGTGTTGCAGAACTCGGTGCTCTGCTCGATCGGTGGGGTCTCGTAGTTGCCGGATTCGGTGACGATGATGACCATGCCCTCGTAGTAGACCATCCGCCCGGCCGCGATCGTGACGAGCATGCCCACCAGCGACAGATGGAAGATCAGGTTGGCCCACTCGCGGGTGTAGCCGCGCTCGGCCGCCAGGGAGAACACCCCGGCCCGGTCCTGGTTGGGGGTGTAGGCGGCGACCTTCCACCGCTTGAGCAGCCCACGGGCGTCGGCACTCACCTGGGACAGCGGCTTGTCGACGGTGCCCGTGGCGTGTAGCGGCAGCCGCTCCAGGCGTTTCGGGGCACGCGTCGGCGGGGTTTTCATCGCCTTGTAGTGATCCCAGGACCGGGGCACGATGCAGCCGATCAGGGAGAGGGTCAGCAGCATGAAAATGGCGTTGAACCAGGTGGATTCGAAAACATCGAACAGCTGGAGTTGATCGTAGAACTCCGCGATCCGGCCGTTGTCGGCGATGTAGTCGGCGACATTGCCCTCATTGAGGCTGCGCTGGGGCAACACGGTACCGGGGATCGCGGCGATCGCGAGGACGAACAGCAGCACCAGCGCGGTGCGCATGCTCGTCAGCCAGCGCCAGGCCTTCTTCGGATACGTCCACAGGGTGCGCATCAGGGTGGTCATAGGTGTTCCTTATTCCAGGCCGCAGCCAGGACCGGATGGTGCCGCGGGGTGGGGGATTGCAGTCGTGGTCACCGGTGGGATGACCGGTCAGGGGTTAGATCAAGGTGGCGCCGTATTCCACGGTCCACTGGCGCACCCAGTTGATGAAGTACGCCCACGCTCCACTGGCCAGGGCGATACCGACGGCGACCATGAGTATCCCGCCGACCATCTGGATTTTGCGGGAATGCTGTCGCAGCCAGCCGATCGTGCGCATCGCACGCGCCGAGCCAAAGGCCATGAGCAAAAACGGCAGACCGAGCCCCAGGCAGTAGCCGATGATGAGGATGACCCCGCGCATGGCGGTCATGCCCTCGGTGCCGGCGGACACGGAGATGATCGCGGCCAGGGTCGGTCCCAGGCACGGGGTCCAGCCCAGGGCGAACACCCCGCCGAGTAGCGGGGCGCCCAGCCAGGTCGACCACTTCTTCGGCGCCATCCGGGTATCACGTTGCAGGGCAGGCACCATCCCCATAAACGCCAGGCCCATGAGGATGGTGATCACCCCGCCGATGCGCATGAGGGTCTCGGCGTTGAGGGTCAGCAGGCTGATCGTCCCGAAGACGGTGACCGTGGCGAGCACGAAGATGACCGTGAAACCGAGGATAAACAGAGCCGCTGCACCCGCTACGGCCCACTGGCGTTTGACCACGACCGGGCCGCGTTGAGCGTCGTAGTCGACCTCACCACCGACCACACTGGCCAGATAGGACATGTAGCCAGGCACCAGCGGCACCACGCACGGGGAGGCAAACGAGACCAGGCCGGCGGCCGCGGCGGCGAGGATGCCGATCAGCAGCGGTCCGGTGGCGGCGGCGTCAGCGAATTGCTGACCGATCGCCAGCTGGGCCATCACATCAACGGTCATGGTGCTGGTGCCTCCTGGGCCAGGGGCAGGGCGACGTCGAGGATGTCGTCGGCGTCGACCTCCCGGAGGAAGACCGCCGCCGGGCGGTGTTCCCGGTCCAGGACGATCGTGGTGGGGATGACCGAGGTCGGCACCCCGCCCAGGGCCGCGGCGGTGCGAAACGGCGGGTCGTAGATCGATGGGTAGGTCACGCCGTTGTCGAGTTTGAAGTCCTGGGCGATGGTGGGGTTGTAGTCACGGACGTTGATGCCCAGCACGGTGCCGCCGAGGGGCTCGAGAGTCTCCTGAGCGATCTGCAGGTCATCGACCTCGGCGCGGCAGGGTGCGCACCACTGGCCCCAGGCGTTGAGGACGACGACCTCGCCGTCAAAGTCGGAGAGGCTGATTTCCTTGCCTTCGTCCATCAGGGAGGGGCCGGAGAAATCCGGCAGCGGGGCACGCTGGTCTTCGTCGTAGAAGATCTCGGTCTGGCCGCCGGGGGAGTGAAACTGGAAGGTGCCCCCGACGGCCACGGCGTTTCGGGCACCGTCGCCTGAGGAACAGGCCGTCAGGGTCACGGTGGTGAGCACCGCGGCAACCGCGATGGCGGCCCTGCGGGGTGTGCTCGACATGGATTAGATCTCCTTATTCCGGGACGGTGGGGAAGAGACCGGTGTTCTGGTTATCCCGGAGAACCAGAACGTCACCGAAGCAGGTCCTACTGCTGCCCGGTGGAAGGTCTGCAGCGACCCGGCCCACCCCAGCGACCGACCATGCTGTGGGGTTATGCGTACCGCAGGGAACTCATCATCCCGGTTTCCTGGTGATAAGCGTTGTGGCAGTGAAACGCCCACTCACCGGGGTTATCGGCGATCAAGTCCGCGTCCACCGTTTCGCCGGGGAGAATGAGGACAGTGTCCTTGCGCAGGCCGCTACTTCCGGGAAGAGCCCAGGTATGCCCGTGCAGGTGCATCGGATGGGGCATGGCCGTGGGGTTGTGCATCCGCATCCGCAGGCGTTGGCCTTCTTGGACTGTGCCCGGGGAATCAGCACCGTCGATGCGCAGTCCCCACTGGTAGGGCATCATCTGGCCGGTCAATTCGACCTCTGTTTCCTTATCCACGTCACCGGCTGGGAGCAGGGCTCGTTCCGCCGGCTCAAAGGACGTCAAGAAGGTACCGGGGGCAGTGAGTTCGGGGAAGGTAGTCTCTGGTGCGGGGGTCTGGCCCGCGGCGGTCCGGATGACGGCAAACGCCCGGTCGTCCTTGCCGGCGGCCAGGGCGGTCAGGGGAAAGACACCATCACCGAGTACCACCTCCACGTCGACGCGCTCACCCATCGAGAGGTAGAACGACTCGATGTCGTGGGGACGGACCGGGAAACCGTCGACGTGGGTGACGGTCATGCGGTGGCCACCGAGAGCCACCTTGAAGATGGTGTCAGCGCCCGCGTTGATGAACCTCAGGCGGGCTTTATCCCCCGGTCGGGCATTAAACGTTCGGTGCGCCCGGGGAATGCGTCCGTTGATGAGGTAGTGCGGATACATGACATCACCGGCATCTCCGCCCAGAGCCGGATCGGGCGTGCCGTGGGCCATCATGCCCCCCTCACCACCCATATCCATCCCGCCGTGGCCACCCATGTCCATGTTTCCGTGTCCGCCCATGTCCATCCCCGTCAGCATGGTCAGCTGGTTCTCGGGGCTGCTGCCGTCGATGCCGTCCAGCCAGTCGTCGAGCACGATGGTCCATTCAACATCCTGGTCGTCGGCGTCGTCCGGGTCGCGGACGATCAGAGGGGCGTGCAGACCACGATCGAGTTGGAGACCGCTGTGGGAGTGGTAGAAGTAGGTGCCTCCATGGGGGGTTTCGAACACATAGGAGAACGACTGACCAGGCTCAATGGGAGGCTGGGTCATTCCTGGTACCCCGTCGGCGGCAACATGCAGGGCAATCCCGTGCCAGTGGATGGAGGTGGCCTCGGGCAGTTCATTGGTGATGTCGACCTGGAGGACGTCCCCGGCAGTGGTTTCGATGGCGGGCTCACCGGTCTCGGCGCTGTACCCCCAGGTTTTCGCCTCGATGCCGCCGATATCGATCGACATGGGTCGGGCGGTCAGTTTCTTGCGGACGGAAGGCGCGGGAAGATTCGGGGGAGTCGGGTAGGAGGATGACGACGAGGAGGACGCGGCAGGGGCCGAGGTGCTGTTGCCCTGTCCGCAGGCGGCCAGTGCGCCGGTGCCAGCGAGTACGAGACCGCCGAGAAGAAACTGTCGCCGGGAAAAGCTGTTGGTCATGGTTCAACCGTCCTTGGTGCAGGTCTGAGTGACAAAGGGGAAAGGCGCAGGTGGAGCCCACTGCTGAGGCATCAGGTCAGGCGCAGGTCGGTGACGCAGGTGGCGCCGTCGTCGGTGGTGGAGAAGTCGGTGACACCGGTGCGCCCCTGGTGGGTGATCTCGATGGTGCCGGTGGCATCATCGGGGATCCAGAAGCCGACAAACCCGTTGTCGAAGGTGGTGGTCTGCTCATCGATCAGGACCTCCCCGGTGGTCTCATCGGTGATCGTGACCTCGACGTCCTCGTTGTTAAGCTCGCCCAGACAGGTGGTCAGACTGTGGTAGAAGCAGTCATGGGTCTGGGTCACATACGGCGCAATCGAGACGTAACTTAAGCCCTGGGGCAGGTCGAGAACCTCTTCCTGGTTATCGTCGGAGAGCACCAGCTCATCGGTGCGCACCGAGGCGATCAGGTCGGTGGGACGGTCGGTGACCGCCTCCTGGTCGAGGTGGTCGATAATCTCCCGGGCGTCCATCGCGGCCAGGCCGTGAGTGGTCAAAAACTTCTGCTGGCTCACCTCCGCGGTGGCGGTGGGGTCAGAGTCGGCTGCCGAGCACCCGGTGAGGGTCAGGGCAAGGGCGGCGGTGGCGATCGCTACTCGTTTCACGTCAATCTCCTTGGGTCGTGATAAGACCGTGGTAGGACACCGCCCGAGGAGGTGGTGCTCTACCTTTCTCTAGCACGCCCGCCCGCTAGTCAGGAAATAA
The Corynebacterium halotolerans YIM 70093 = DSM 44683 DNA segment above includes these coding regions:
- the lnt gene encoding apolipoprotein N-acyltransferase — protein: MAGPTALMMGAAVVWWLALPPRGWWVLFPVGVTMFMLALAGQPLRNRLWLGGLGGVVHYALALRWLTDFNTAGYAAVVVVQALLLMLVAAVSPSEAAFRSRWSGWWLLTPAALVLLEAVQHRFPFGGFPLSAFGYSQTDGPFMAAAPLGGTLLVTALAAVAGAVVTAVIFGPRRARAASVVAVVVVLAVPAFAPTIVDDTSEGSLDVVLVQGGGPRGLRAVNTDPFDTTRRHLQAAEDITGDPDLVLLPENVVNIDGSVDGTRVDAAFAELARQLDTNIVVGITESEDQHFRNASIVWGPDGTRLGRYEKHHRVPFGEYIPMRNLIERLSEDARFIPRDAIAGEGPAVLDPSGTPRLGIVISYEVFFADRVADAVRNGGQLLLAPTNAASFVTEEVPAIEVAASRMRAREFGRTVLQAAPTGYSAVIQPDGTVSQLSGLGTNELLTATVPLHTGLTPYARMGDTPLLVLAMLALAWPAVTGLVSWRRRRQVTEASH
- the ccsB gene encoding c-type cytochrome biogenesis protein CcsB — encoded protein: MPVNQTLSTFSDTAFQTAFVIYLLALVLSLIFYVKIQGVIDARRLREHIAEPERVAVRAGASTAELADSSDEDAAADAPLTDEQFAAKESSAHKFGGMTQALVWVGATIHLMSVVLRGLATYRFPLGNMYEYISMICVLAMIAAAIVIQHREWRSVWPWLLVPVLILMFFGGTNLYSVSAPVVPALQSYWLPVHVTTVSLGAAIGIVSGIASLLYLLRIWQPQGGEQGFFGAVAKPLPNAKKIDGLAYKSAIVTLPVLGLGIVLGAIWAEASWGRFWGWDPKETASFISWILYAAYLHARATAGWRDHKAAWINILALATMIFNLFFINLVVSGLHSYAGLN
- a CDS encoding M23 family metallopeptidase — protein: MRLKAQRATRGKHREITTVQNKRRVALVAVAAGTVSSAGIGGATAATLQAPAPAPASPEVATVDVDLASTNTPLSSSVDEVPPQILAISEFKPVANVEEQLDKALQYNAERAEADRAARAPSVVKPAEGTFTSGFGMRWGTLHAGLDIANGVGTPILAAMGGTVIDSGPASGFGQWIRIQHDDGSIAVYGHMETLDVTVGERVTAGQKIAGMGNRGFSTGSHLHFELYPTGSGAVDPLPWFAEHGVTF
- a CDS encoding heavy-metal-associated domain-containing protein codes for the protein MATVTKNYMVEGMTCGHCKASVEEEVGEVAGVNSVEATVDNGRMEVTGEDFTDEDVAAAVKEAGYAVKP
- a CDS encoding heavy metal translocating P-type ATPase, with amino-acid sequence MTQTQPAVDLLQIDLGVTGMTCTSCSSRVERKLNKLDGAEASVNFATESASVSYDPNKVDPDKLIETVKATGYGAFTMAGADDTPADTGDDGDPASPASEGSGAQGQVDAAREHEAADLKKRLIISAILTVPIVLLSMIPALQFTHWQWAVLTMTTPVFFWGGAPFHRATLVNLRHGAFTMDTLITLGTTAAYLWSLWALFIGNAGMPGVTMEMHLLPTNSTMDEIYLETAAVVISFLLLGRWFETKAKGQSSAALRALLDMGAKDAAVIRDGAEVRVPVGQLKVGDVFVVRPGEKIATDGRVTEGTSAIDESMLTGESVPVEATAGSTVTGATLNTSGRLLVEVTRTGAETTLAQMARLVTDAQAKKAPVQRLVDRISQIFVPVVIVVAVLTLLVHVFLGHGLAPAFTAAVAVLIIACPCALGLATPTALLVGTGRGAQLGLLIKGPEVLESTKKVDTIVMDKTGTVTSGVMSVTGVTPGEGFDAEDVLAKAAAVEAASEHPIAQAIAREGERTRALPEVTGFTNTAGRGVTGTVDGHTVTVGRPAGDLPAPLQSAFTDAQDLGGTPVVIQINGRNAGVITVRDTVKPTSAEAVAGLRKLGLTPMLLTGDNAGAAKAVAAEVGIDADHVIAEVMPDDKVSAVEQLQNDGRRVAMVGDGVNDAAALAQADLGLAMGAGTDVAIEASDITLMNNDLRSTVDAIRLSRRTLGTIKGNLFWAFAYNVALIPVAALGLLNPMLAGIAMAFSSVFVVSNSLRLRGFTSSHSAATPAPTTTEAGTRQPANA
- a CDS encoding four-helix bundle copper-binding protein, giving the protein MTHHVRTMLDTHPKDLGQIDKDKLAECIEACFECAQTCTACADACLGEDMVAELTTCIRLNLDCADICDVTGRVLSRQTGWDVNLIRSVLETCRAACQACGEECARHADMHEHCKVCAEACRRCEQACAELLATLA